One Cuculus canorus isolate bCucCan1 chromosome 2, bCucCan1.pri, whole genome shotgun sequence genomic region harbors:
- the LOC104062983 gene encoding NAC-alpha domain-containing protein 1: protein MEESGRTREPEQAPPSPPAKEETRPQPEGASCDLGPTATAPLDTRIVMGEETHSTTPPELRGASCPPAVPCPFPAPTKDDHHHHHHHHHHHLLHHHLQTAETTPARSTTTTTTTTMVDPDLFFTAPSTPIRVGSSRLSQVDEQTDGESEGLFSPPTSPSGSYMTAEGGSWTSSGTASTSPSSSPNLVAEAEGLGETEAMVETEAMVETEAMVETEAMVETEAMVETQSFLRSTAAFPTSLEDPSTFAGEDEEEDGPFAPPGGGEDEEDEEDGQTPEEDDDDEDEEDWEVSGGVDLIPAALLPFRGSLLFQAEAVEIAPLPLSGEEEEEEEEEGEEEEGGSTSASFLHSLSETSITEGVDESFAFRDDTSASSDSAAYDGEEDERLYGTERHAVATEAGPGATSHGGIELHLHAGMALSGCGSPEGSPGRHRWEEAGSVVAGGEDVGVERMDDGMEVVEGGEMPPSGEGGVEGDDEIFLTSSSSELEETSVLERRVPPEHLQLLEETSGAEKELVVKGGSSMEEPGEEPTVELVGSGSVLSPPVLLCSEETGATKANGPRREEVTPATGETQGGHGDGDHELHTMRTGGVEPTAVDGHDEVDVVTSEPHLVGEQDSVATSLVPAVTSRASDERDTVASNVASLVTSRASDEMDLRASGVASLVTSRPPEEMDLTATNVASLVTSSPPDETDLRASSVASLVTSRPSDEPDTVATNFTSLVTSRASDEPDTMATNLASLVTSRPSEEMDLTATNLASLETSRPSDETDLRASSVASLVTSRPSDEPDTMATNLTSLVTSSPSDEMDLTATNLTSLETSSPPEETDLTASSVASLETSRASDETDLRATNSASLVTSSPPDEPDTVATNLTSLVTSRASDERDLTASSVASLVTSRPSDEPDTVATNAELVPLETPRPPEELDVVATKADVAPRPPEELDVVATKVDVAPRPPEEQDVVATKVDVAPRPPEEQDVVATKVDVAPRPPEEQDMVATKVDRPPSPAPRPPEELDVMATNLDLEPSVTPRPPEELDVVATSLDPSLLKTHGPPEELDVVATNPDMTPSATPRPPEELDVVATKVDVAPRPPEEQDMVATKVDRAPSPTPRPPEELNMVATNLDGAPSPTPRPPEELDVVATKVDRPPSPTPRPPEELDTVATKVDVAPQPPEELDMVATKVDVAPRPPEELDVVATKVDRPPSPTPRPPEELDVVATKVDRPPSPTPRPPEELDMVATKVDRPPSPTPRPPEELDVVATKVDVAPRPPEELDVVATKVDVAPRPPEELDVVATKADVAPRPPEEQDMVATNPDLSPSVTPTPLDDVTAPSPPPPPPPAASSHDPTEEPMDGTTSSSLEPPGDPMDRVPMTQPMRDMDDTPEEWDTTTTTTEEESSPELLDTSRSRTDSSFFTAPEDSAGEVTTTTTTTTWRPPPSSGDDDDEEEEDAARRCLALCLPTSPPAAPPLVFTASQQEVYVGVPATPQELLQPPGAFLESGEARQEVTAMLRGSFGDLPTSRLLPKAPEMPPELPQSPSGDGTTEEPPNPQVDHETVGESDAKVLLEGGPPNPLKKPSEPLEEEEKEVMVGVKSSPKLVLEEPQVLPCPLLPKFSQVPPRATTTTAVTSPGPEPNRGHQDTSGLPVGKERPSVPLSSRKHLEAPQASPHKEKEVRGRQGGPSGRGPPRGSLQSDSSSSSETEAPYPCPELQRLREAAGVPLRPEKPPQPPRRCEANHKGSCNESESNDESIPELEEPEGSEPPPTQSQAQLTHSLGTGEETFSKAKQSRSEKKARKAMSKLGLRQIHGVTRITIRKSKNILFVITKPDVFKSPASDIYIVFGEAKIEDLSQQVHKAAAEKFKVPMEPSALITETAPTLTIKEESEEDEEVDETGLEVRDIELVMAQANVSRPKAVRALRHNNNDIVNAIMELTM, encoded by the exons ATGGAGGAGAGCGGGAGGACCCGAGAGCCCGAGCAGG cgcCCCCCTCGCCGCCGGCCAAGGAGGAGACTCGTCCCCAGCCCGAAGGTGCCAGCTGCGACCTCGGCCCCACTGCCACCGCCCCCTTGGACACCCGCATCGTCATGGGCGAGGAGACCCATTCCACCACCCCTCCGGAGCTCCGAGGAGCTTCGTGTCCTCCTGCCGTGCCTTGTCCTTTCCCCGCGCCCACCAAAgatgaccaccaccaccatcaccaccaccaccaccaccacctcctccaccaccacctccaaacGGCCGAAACCACCCCGGCGAgatccaccaccaccaccaccaccaccaccatggtGGATCCTGATCTCTTCTTCACCGCCCCTTCCACCCCGATCCGAGTGGGAAGCTCCAGGTTGTCCCAAGTTGACGAGCAAACGGATGGAGAAAGCGAAGGGCTCTTCTCACCACCGACGTCTCCTTCCGGGTCCTACATGACGGCCGAAGGAGGTAGTTGGACTTCTTCCGGCACCGCCAGCACTTCTCCGTCGTCTTCTCCAAACCTGGTGGCCGAGGCTGAAGGTTTAGGAGAAACCGAAGCCATGGTTGAAACTGAAGCCATGGTTGAAACCGAAGCCATGGTTGAAACCGAAGCCATGGTTGAAACCGAAGCCATGGTTGAAACCCAAAGCTTCCTGAGATCCACCGCCGCCTTTCCCACCTCTTTGGAAGATCCTTCAACCTTCGCCggtgaagatgaggaggaagatggaCCCTTCGCACCACCAGGAGgtggtgaggatgaggaggatgaggaggatggacAGACACCagaagaagatgatgatgatgaagatgaagaagatTGGGAGGTCTCAGGAGGTGTGGACTTAATCCCGGCGGCGCTTTTGCCCTTCCGGGGCAGTTTGCTCTTCCAAGCAGAAGCGGTGGAGATCGCTCCGTTGCCGCTTTCCggtgaggaagaagaagaagaagaagaagaaggagaagaagaagaaggtggTAGCACCTCAGCTTCCTTCCTTCACTCATTGTCGGAGACCTCCATCACCGAAGGGGTGGACGAATCCTTCGCTTTCCGCGATGACACTTCGGCGTCCTCCGATTCGGCCGCTTACGACGGTGAAGAGGACGAACGGCTCTACGGCACCGAGCGCCACGCGGTGGCCACCGAAGCAGGACCTGGGGCCACCAGCCATGGTGGCATTGAGCTTCATCTTCACGCCGGGATGGCTTTGAGCGGTTGCGGTTCTCCGGAAGGTTCTCCTGGGCGCCATCGCTGGGAGGAAGCGGGGAGTGTGGTGGCCGGCGGGGAGGACGTCGGCGTGGAGCGGatggatgatgggatggaggtggtggaaggTGGGGAGATGCCACCTTCTGGAGAAGGTGGGGTGGAGGGAGATGATGAGATCTTCCTCACTTCATCCTCCTCGGAGCTGGAGGAGACTTCGGTCTTGGAGCGTCGTGTCCCACCGGAGCATCTCCAGCTCCTGGAGGAGACATCCGGGGCTGAGAAGGAGCTGGTGGTGAAGGGTGGTTCCAGCATGGAGGAACCAGGAGAGGAACCCACCGTGGAGCTGGTGGGGAGCGGCAGTGTCCTCTCACCACCCGTCCTCCTCTGCTCCGAGGAGACCGGAGCCACCAAAGCCAACGGACCGCGGCGGGAGGAGGTGACACCGGCCACCGGCGAGACCCAGGGCGGCCATGGGGATGGTGACCATGAGCTTCACACCATGAGAACGGGAGGGGTGGAGCCAACGGCCGTCGATGGTCACGATGAGGTGGATGTGGTGACCTCTGAGCCTCATCTGGTGGGTGAGCAGGACAGCGTGGCCACCAGCCTGGTGCCAGCGGTCACCTCAAGAGCTTCAGATGAGAGGGACACCGTGGCCTCCAACGTGGCATCGTTGGTGACCTCAAGAGCTTCAGATGAGATGGATCTCAGAGCCTCCGGTGTGGCATCGTTGGTGACCTCAAGACCTCCAGAAGAGATGGATCTCACAGCCACCAATGTGGCATCGTTGGTGACCTCAAGTCCTCCAGATGAGACGGATCTCAGAGCCTCCAGTGTGGCATCATTGGTGACCTCAAGACCTTCAGATGAACCAGACACTGTGGCCACCAACTTCACATCATTGGTGACATCAAGAGCTTCAGATGAGCCGGACACCATGGCCACCAACTTGGCATCGTTGGTGACCTCAAGACCTTCAGAAGAGATGGATCTCACAGCCACCAACTTGGCATCATTGGAGACCTCAAGACCTTCAGATGAGACGGATCTCAGAGCCTCCAGTGTGGCATCGTTGGTGACCTCAAGACCTTCAGATGAACCGGACACCATGGCCACCAATTTGACATCATTGGTGACCTCAAGTCCTTCAGATGAGATGGATCTCACAGCCACCAACTTGACATCGTTGGAGACCTCAAGTCCTCCAGAAGAGACGGATCTCACAGCCTCCAGCGTGGCATCATTGGAGACCTCAAGAGCTTCAGATGAGACGGATCTCAGAGCCACCAACTCAGCATCATTGGTGACCTCAAGCCCTCCAGATGAGCCGGACACTGTGGCCACCAACTTGACATCGTTGGTGACCTCAAGAGCTTCAGATGAGAGGGATCTCACAGCCTCCAGCGTGGCATCGTTGGTGACCTCAAGACCTTCAGATGAGCCGGACACCGTGGCCACCAACGCGGAGTTGGTGCCATTGGAGACACCCAGGCCACCAGAAGAGCTGGATGTGGTGGCCACCAAGGCAGATGTGGCACCACGGCCACCAGAAGAGCTGGATGTGGTGGCCACCAAGGTAGATGTGGCACCACGGCCACCAGAAGAGCAGGACGTGGTGGCCACCAAGGTAGATGTGGCACCACGGCCACCAGAAGAGCAGGACGTGGTGGCCACCAAGGTAGATGTGGCACCACGGCCACCAGAAGAGCAGGACATGGTGGCCACCAAGGTAGATAGGCCACCATCACCCGCACCACGGCCACCAGAAGAGCTGGACGTGATGGCCACCAACTTGGACCTGGAACCATCGGTGACACCCAGGCCACCAGAAGAGCTGGATGTGGTGGCCACCAGCCTTGACCCATCACTATTAAAGACACATGGGCCACCAGAAGAGCTGGACGTGGTGGCCACCAACCCTGACATGACGCCATCAGCGACACCCAGGCCACCAGAAGAGCTGGATGTGGTGGCCACCAAGGTAGATGTGGCACCACGGCCACCAGAAGAGCAGGACATGGTGGCCACCAAGGTAGATAGGGCACCATCACCCACACCACGGCCACCAGAAGAGCTCAACATGGTGGCCACCAACCTAGATGGGGCACCATCACCCACACCACGGCCACCAGAAGAGCTGGACGTGGTGGCCACCAAGGTAGATAGACCACCATCACCCACACCAAGGCCACCAGAAGAGCTGGACACGGTGGCCACCAAGGTAGATGTGGCACCACAGCCACCAGAAGAGCTGGACATGGTGGCCACCAAGGTAGATGTGGCACCACGGCCACCAGAAGAGCTGGACGTGGTGGCCACCAAGGTAGATAGGCCACCATCACCCACACCACGGCCACCAGAAGAGCTGGACGTGGTGGCCACCAAGGTAGATAGGCCACCATCACCCACACCACGGCCACCAGAAGAGCTGGACATGGTGGCCACCAAGGTAGATAGGCCACCATCACCCACACCACGGCCACCAGAAGAGCTGGATGTGGTGGCCACCAAGGTAGATGTGGCACCACGGCCACCAGAAGAGCTGGACGTGGTGGCCACCAAGGTAGATGTGGCACCACGGCCACCAGAAGAGCTGGACGTGGTGGCCACCAAGGCAGATGTGGCACCACGGCCACCAGAAGAGCA GGACATGGTGGCCACCAACCCAGACCTGTCACCATCGGTGACACCCACCCCCCTGGATGATGTCACggcaccatctccaccaccaccaccaccaccggcTGCGTCCTCCCATGACCCCACTGAGGAGCCGATGGATGGGACGacctcctcatccctggagcCACCAGGAGATCCGATGGACCGAGTGCCGATGACACAACCCATGAGGGACATGGATGACACCCCTGAAGAGTgggacaccaccaccaccaccaccgagGAGGAATCATCTCCGGAGCTTTTGGACACCTCCCGTTCCCGCACCGACTCCAGTTTCTTCACGGCCCCCGAGGACAGCGCTGGGGAggtgaccaccaccaccaccaccaccacctggaGACCTCCACCATCTTctggagatgatgatgatgaggaggaggaggacgcTGCCCGCCGCTGCCTGGCCCTCTGCTTGCCCACCTCACCTCCTGCCGCCCCTCCGTTGGTCTTCACCGCCTCCCAGCAGGAGGTCTACGTGGGGGTCCCCGCGACACCTCAAGAACTTCTCCAACCACCCGGTGCCTTTTTGGAGAGCGGAGAAGCCCGGCAGGAGGTCACCGCCATGCTGCGGGGGTCCTTTGGGGACCTACCGACCTCCCGCCTCCTTCCCAAAGCCCCTGAGATGCCACCAGAGCTCCCCCAAAGTCCTTCCGGTGATGGAACCACCGAGGAACCTCCAAATCCTCAGGTGGACCACGAAACCGTAGGAGAAAGCGATGCCAAAGTCCTACTTGAGGGAggtcctccaaaccccctcaagAAGCCCTCAGAACCTctcgaggaggaggagaaggaggtgatGGTGGGGGTCAAGTCCAGCCCCAAACTCGTTCTGGAAGAACCCCAAGTTCTCCCTTGTCCTCTGCTCCCCAAATTCAGCCAAGTGCCTCCTCgcgccaccaccaccaccgcggTGACATCGCCGGGTCCCGAACCCAACCGTGGCCACCAGGACACCTCAGGGCTTCCCGTGGGCAAAGAGCGGCCGTCGGTCCCTCTGTCCTCCAGGAAACACCTCGAGG CCCCCCAGGCCTCTCCCCACAAGGAGAAGGAGGTTCGGGGCAGACAGGGTGGTCCAAGCGGCCGAGGGCCACCTCGAGGCTCCCTACAGTCGGACTCGAGCTCCTCAAGCGAGACGGAAGCTCCGTACCCGTGTCCGGAGCTCCAACGCCTCCGAGAAGCTGCCGGTGTCCCTCTTCGCCCGGAAAAACCACCTCAACCTCCTCGCCGTTGCGAAGCCAACCATAAAG GGTCTTGTAATGAGTCGGAGAGTAATGATGAGTCCATCCCAGAGTTGGAGGAACCGGAAGGGTCGGAGCCACCACCAACCCAGAGccag GCGCAGCTCACCCACTCGCTGGGCACCGGGGAGGAGACCTTCAGCAAAGCGAAGCAGAGCCGGAGCGAGAAGAAGGCCAGAAAG